The following are from one region of the Veillonella nakazawae genome:
- a CDS encoding DUF1653 domain-containing protein, producing the protein MRKIVKGGLYRHFKGMYYYVLDVATHSETSEQFVVYQKLYDQRDLYVRPLDMFLSYVDQEKYPDVEQKERFKLMSGRD; encoded by the coding sequence ATGCGAAAAATTGTAAAGGGTGGCTTATATCGTCATTTTAAAGGCATGTACTATTATGTGTTAGATGTTGCAACTCATTCGGAAACGAGTGAACAGTTCGTAGTGTATCAAAAATTATATGATCAACGTGACTTATATGTACGACCACTAGATATGTTTTTGAGTTATGTGGATCAAGAAAAATATCCTGATGTAGAGCAGAAAGAGCGATTTAAGTTAATGAGCGGACGTGATTAG
- a CDS encoding HAD family hydrolase: MEQKFFFFDIDNTLAVWPEGKIPDSAQYSLDELKRRGHRVALATGRIQVDAKRFAEQAGLTDFVADGGHSVTVNNELVSMIGMDRDACINYLEYLESHNIPWAVTDRNKLGRITPYKEILDWHPNWDVFKTTVDPNFDFHNVEEFYKIYVFFKEGEEEEKEIEHMTHKLIRYGDGCVLYEPMEKALGIRNMLDHFGMKPNQAVVFGDGYNDLSMFRPEWLNIAMGNARAELKEKADYITTDCDKDGIYNACKHFKWID; the protein is encoded by the coding sequence GTGGAACAGAAATTTTTCTTTTTCGATATAGACAATACCTTAGCTGTGTGGCCGGAAGGTAAAATTCCTGACAGTGCTCAATATAGCTTAGATGAATTAAAGCGCCGTGGTCATAGGGTGGCACTAGCGACAGGCCGTATCCAAGTAGATGCAAAGCGTTTTGCTGAGCAAGCAGGTCTTACAGATTTTGTAGCAGATGGCGGACATAGTGTTACTGTTAATAATGAACTAGTGTCCATGATTGGCATGGATCGTGATGCATGCATTAACTATTTGGAATATTTAGAGTCCCATAATATTCCTTGGGCTGTAACAGATCGGAATAAATTAGGCCGAATTACGCCGTATAAGGAGATATTAGATTGGCATCCGAATTGGGATGTTTTTAAAACGACAGTAGATCCTAATTTTGACTTTCATAATGTAGAAGAGTTTTATAAGATTTATGTGTTCTTTAAAGAAGGGGAAGAAGAGGAAAAAGAAATTGAGCATATGACGCATAAGCTCATTCGTTATGGCGATGGCTGTGTTTTATATGAACCAATGGAAAAAGCTTTGGGTATTCGCAATATGCTTGATCATTTTGGTATGAAACCTAATCAAGCCGTAGTGTTTGGTGACGGATATAATGATTTGTCTATGTTTAGACCAGAATGGCTTAATATTGCCATGGGGAATGCACGTGCTGAATTAAAAGAAAAAGCCGATTATATCACTACCGACTGTGATAAGGATGGTATTTATAATGCGTGTAAGCATTTCAAGTGGATTGATTAG
- a CDS encoding iron-containing alcohol dehydrogenase family protein — protein MRSTHCLPSYSFGGHEVFDAIPKFTKLYGKSVAIIGGETALSKALPHIRPVLDKAGIKVLDIIHFGGECTFSRGKEIAQMASVKDADFMFAVGGGKAMDTVKVVALELDDKPFFTIPTIASTCAATSEVAAVYTAEHTFDDVAFVNHPPVHCFIDADILVEAPSRYLWAGMGDTIAKHYETHLSARNREQDYNTQLGLTLASMCSEPILAHGIQAYKDSQAKKRSDAFDTIAMTVIFTTGIVSGCVPMAYNSNMAHAVCYGCVTNKETEENHLHGEMVAYGLLILLTVDQQMDELQRWLPIYRELGWPTKLSQLGLTASHIPQIVEKATSVHDIDVSPYKITADMLTKAIQYMESLD, from the coding sequence ATGCGTAGTACTCATTGTTTACCTAGTTATAGTTTTGGCGGTCATGAGGTGTTTGACGCTATTCCCAAATTTACAAAATTATATGGTAAGTCTGTAGCTATCATCGGTGGTGAGACAGCTCTTTCTAAAGCTTTGCCACACATTCGTCCAGTGCTTGATAAAGCAGGGATTAAAGTGCTAGATATTATTCACTTTGGTGGAGAGTGTACTTTCTCTCGAGGTAAGGAAATTGCACAAATGGCTTCTGTAAAAGATGCGGACTTTATGTTTGCTGTTGGTGGCGGTAAGGCCATGGATACGGTAAAAGTAGTAGCTCTAGAGTTAGATGATAAACCATTCTTTACAATTCCGACCATTGCCTCTACTTGTGCTGCAACGTCAGAAGTCGCAGCTGTATACACTGCAGAGCATACTTTTGATGACGTAGCCTTTGTAAATCATCCTCCTGTGCACTGCTTTATTGATGCTGATATTCTCGTAGAAGCACCAAGCCGTTACTTGTGGGCGGGAATGGGAGATACTATTGCAAAACACTATGAAACTCATCTTTCTGCTCGCAATCGTGAGCAAGATTATAATACTCAGTTAGGCCTTACTCTAGCTTCTATGTGTAGTGAACCAATTTTAGCACATGGTATACAAGCCTATAAAGACAGTCAAGCTAAAAAACGTAGTGATGCATTTGATACCATTGCTATGACTGTTATCTTTACTACCGGTATTGTATCGGGTTGTGTTCCTATGGCATATAATAGTAATATGGCTCATGCTGTATGTTATGGCTGTGTTACTAATAAAGAAACAGAAGAAAACCATTTACATGGTGAAATGGTAGCATATGGCTTACTTATTTTGTTAACCGTTGACCAACAAATGGATGAATTACAACGGTGGTTGCCAATATACCGCGAATTAGGTTGGCCTACTAAACTTTCACAGTTAGGTCTTACTGCATCGCATATTCCTCAAATTGTTGAAAAGGCTACATCTGTTCATGATATTGACGTATCTCCGTACAAAATTACAGCAGATATGTTGACTAAGGCTATTCAATACATGGAATCTCTTGATTAA